One segment of Natronosalvus halobius DNA contains the following:
- the rpsJ gene encoding 30S ribosomal protein S10, with amino-acid sequence MQQARVRLAGTNPNDLDNICADVREIANNTGVNLSGPIPLPTKTLEVPTRKSPDGEGTATWEHWEMRVHKRLIDLDADERALRQLMRIQVPNDVSIEIVLED; translated from the coding sequence ATGCAGCAAGCACGCGTTCGACTCGCGGGCACCAACCCGAACGACCTGGACAACATCTGTGCGGACGTCCGCGAGATTGCGAACAACACCGGCGTCAACCTCAGCGGGCCGATCCCGCTGCCAACGAAGACGCTCGAGGTGCCAACGCGAAAGTCGCCTGACGGCGAAGGCACCGCGACGTGGGAGCACTGGGAGATGCGCGTCCACAAGCGCCTGATCGATCTGGACGCCGACGAACGCGCACTCCGACAGCTCATGCGCATTCAGGTTCCAAACGACGTCTCGATCGAGATCGTCCTCGAGGACTGA
- the tuf gene encoding translation elongation factor EF-1 subunit alpha, with the protein MSDKPHQNLAIIGHVDHGKSTLVGRLLFETGSVPEHVIEQHRQEAEEKGKGGFEFAYVMDNLAEERERGVTIDIAHQEFDTDKYYFTIVDCPGHRDFVKNMITGASQADNAVLVVAADDGVAPQTQEHVFLARTLGINELIIGINKMDVVDYSEDSYKEVVDEVNKLLNQVQFQVSDDSFIPISAFEGDNIAEASDNTPWYDGRTLLESLNDLPETEEPSDAPLRLPIQDVYTISGIGTVPVGRLETGTMNVGDNVSFQPSDVSGEVKTIEMHHEEVPSAGPGDNVGFNVRGIGKDDIRRGDVCGPADDPPSVAETFQAQIIVMQHPSVITAGYTPVFHAHTSQVACTIESIDKKMDPSSGEVSEENPDFIQSGDAAVVTIRPQKPLSIEPASEIPELGSFAIRDMGQTIAAGKVLSVSEK; encoded by the coding sequence ATGAGCGACAAACCGCACCAGAACCTGGCCATTATCGGCCACGTCGACCACGGAAAGAGTACGCTGGTCGGACGCCTCCTGTTCGAGACGGGAAGCGTACCCGAGCACGTCATCGAGCAGCACCGACAGGAAGCCGAAGAGAAGGGCAAAGGCGGCTTCGAGTTCGCCTACGTCATGGACAACCTCGCCGAGGAGCGAGAGCGTGGTGTCACCATCGACATCGCCCACCAGGAGTTCGACACGGACAAGTACTACTTCACCATCGTCGACTGTCCTGGTCACCGTGACTTCGTCAAGAACATGATCACGGGCGCCTCCCAGGCGGACAACGCCGTCCTCGTCGTCGCCGCCGACGACGGTGTCGCGCCCCAGACCCAGGAGCACGTCTTCCTGGCCCGCACGCTCGGTATCAACGAGCTCATCATCGGCATCAACAAGATGGACGTCGTCGACTACTCCGAAGACTCCTACAAGGAAGTCGTCGACGAGGTCAACAAGCTCCTCAACCAGGTCCAGTTCCAGGTTTCGGACGACTCGTTCATCCCGATTTCGGCCTTCGAGGGCGACAACATCGCCGAGGCCTCCGACAACACCCCCTGGTACGACGGCCGTACCCTCCTCGAGTCCCTCAACGACCTGCCCGAGACCGAGGAGCCGTCGGACGCACCGCTGCGTCTCCCCATCCAGGACGTCTACACCATCTCCGGTATCGGGACCGTCCCCGTCGGACGCCTCGAGACCGGGACGATGAACGTCGGCGACAACGTCTCCTTCCAGCCCAGCGACGTGAGCGGCGAAGTGAAGACGATCGAGATGCACCACGAGGAAGTCCCCTCGGCCGGCCCCGGTGACAACGTGGGATTCAACGTCCGCGGCATCGGCAAGGACGACATCCGCCGCGGTGACGTCTGCGGCCCCGCCGACGACCCGCCGAGCGTCGCCGAGACCTTCCAGGCCCAGATCATCGTCATGCAGCACCCCAGCGTGATCACCGCGGGTTACACCCCGGTCTTCCACGCTCACACCAGCCAGGTTGCCTGTACGATCGAGTCCATCGACAAGAAGATGGACCCCTCGAGCGGCGAGGTCTCCGAGGAGAACCCCGACTTCATCCAGTCGGGCGACGCCGCGGTCGTCACGATCCGACCGCAAAAGCCTCTCAGCATCGAGCCGGCAAGCGAGATCCCCGAACTCGGGAGCTTCGCCATCCGCGACATGGGTCAGACCATCGCCGCCGGCAAGGTCCTGAGCGTCAGCGAGAAATAA
- a CDS encoding homoserine dehydrogenase, producing MRLAILGAGAVGGSVAELAGEYGHEVVALANSSQAAVADDEELDVESALERAASDESLGSSDPDRVFETDYDVLVEATPTTLGDAEPGFSHVERALSDDKHVVLANKGPVAERYEDVRALERESAGSVRFEAAVGGAIPVLSTIEDCTPQAVTAVRGVLNGTANFILTRMAAEGLEYEHVLAEAQDLGVAEADPAFDVDGTDAALKCVILANVLADGGFSLQDADVTGIQDVPPSALELATEDGRTIRLVGEATREGVRVGPRLVPENGAMAVSGTRNIVQIQTRHAGDLYSSGRGAGGPETATAVLSDVGRL from the coding sequence ATGCGCCTCGCGATTCTCGGCGCCGGTGCCGTCGGCGGTTCGGTCGCGGAGCTCGCCGGCGAGTACGGCCACGAGGTCGTCGCCCTGGCGAACTCGAGTCAGGCCGCCGTCGCCGACGACGAGGAACTCGACGTCGAGTCGGCGCTCGAACGAGCGGCGAGTGACGAATCCCTCGGCTCGAGTGATCCAGACCGGGTCTTCGAAACCGACTACGACGTCCTGGTCGAGGCGACCCCGACGACCCTCGGCGACGCCGAACCCGGCTTCTCCCACGTCGAACGCGCGCTGTCCGACGACAAACACGTCGTCCTCGCGAACAAGGGCCCGGTCGCCGAGCGCTACGAAGACGTTCGCGCGCTCGAGCGAGAGAGCGCGGGGTCCGTCCGGTTCGAGGCCGCCGTCGGCGGCGCAATTCCGGTGCTCTCGACCATCGAAGACTGCACGCCCCAGGCAGTCACCGCCGTTCGCGGCGTCCTCAACGGGACGGCGAACTTCATCCTGACGCGGATGGCCGCCGAGGGCCTCGAGTACGAGCACGTTCTCGCGGAGGCTCAGGACCTCGGCGTCGCGGAGGCCGACCCGGCGTTCGACGTCGACGGCACCGACGCCGCGCTCAAGTGCGTCATCCTGGCGAACGTCCTCGCCGACGGCGGTTTCTCCCTCCAGGACGCCGACGTGACCGGCATCCAGGACGTCCCACCGAGCGCGCTCGAACTCGCGACCGAGGACGGCCGGACGATTCGCCTGGTCGGGGAGGCGACCCGCGAGGGGGTGCGCGTCGGCCCGCGACTCGTCCCCGAAAACGGCGCGATGGCCGTCTCCGGCACGCGAAACATCGTCCAGATTCAGACGCGCCACGCGGGCGACCTCTACTCGAGCGGCCGCGGCGCGGGCGGCCCGGAGACGGCGACGGCGGTGCTCTCGGACGTGGGGAGGCTCTGA